In a genomic window of Methanosarcina horonobensis HB-1 = JCM 15518:
- a CDS encoding NAD-dependent epimerase/dehydratase family protein translates to MPAKNRILVTGGAGFIGSNLIDCLLEKGNKVIVFDNLSSGKMEFIEHHLENPDFSFVKGDLLDPEAIESACKDADMVCHVAANPDVKLGASDTKVHLDQNILATYNLLEAMRKGSAKRIAFTSTSTVYGEASIMPTPENYGPLIPISLYGASKLACEALITSYTHTFDMQAWIFRFANIVGPRSTHGITVDFINKLKENPRRLEILGDGKQEKSYLHVSECVNGILFAIEKSKEEVNIFNIGSEDTISATGIGKVVVEEMGLSDVEFTYTGGSRGWKGDVPRMRLGIEKLKAIGWKPAYTSEKSVRETARSLLTGN, encoded by the coding sequence ATGCCTGCAAAGAACAGAATACTTGTGACCGGAGGAGCCGGTTTTATAGGGAGCAATCTCATAGACTGCCTTTTGGAAAAAGGAAATAAGGTTATCGTTTTCGACAATCTAAGTTCCGGTAAAATGGAATTTATAGAACACCACCTTGAAAACCCGGATTTTTCCTTTGTAAAGGGAGACCTTCTTGATCCTGAAGCGATCGAAAGCGCCTGTAAGGATGCTGATATGGTATGCCATGTAGCCGCAAATCCTGACGTCAAACTTGGAGCCTCGGATACGAAAGTCCATCTGGACCAGAATATTCTGGCAACCTATAATCTTCTTGAAGCCATGAGAAAAGGCAGTGCAAAAAGAATTGCATTTACCTCCACATCTACGGTCTATGGGGAAGCAAGTATTATGCCCACTCCGGAGAACTACGGACCCCTTATTCCTATATCCCTCTATGGAGCCTCAAAGCTTGCCTGTGAAGCTCTCATTACTTCATACACTCATACCTTCGACATGCAGGCATGGATTTTCCGTTTTGCAAACATTGTCGGACCTCGCAGCACACATGGGATTACTGTCGATTTTATAAACAAGCTGAAGGAAAATCCCCGCCGGCTCGAGATTCTCGGGGACGGAAAACAGGAAAAATCCTATCTTCATGTCTCGGAATGTGTTAATGGGATCCTTTTTGCAATAGAAAAAAGTAAAGAAGAGGTAAATATCTTCAATATTGGCTCTGAAGATACTATCAGTGCTACAGGCATAGGAAAAGTTGTTGTGGAAGAAATGGGGCTTTCGGACGTAGAGTTTACATATACCGGAGGGAGCAGAGGCTGGAAAGGCGATGTTCCAAGGATGAGGCTCGGAATTGAGAAGTTAAAAGCCATAGGATGGAAGCCTGCCTATACCTCGGAGAAAAGCGTGAGAGAGACTGCCAGGTCACTGCTTACCGGAAACTGA
- the galU gene encoding UTP--glucose-1-phosphate uridylyltransferase GalU gives MTIKKALIPAAGLGTRFLPATKSMPKEMLPIIDTPVIQYVVEEAIVSGIEDIIIITGRGKRAIEDYFDDSPELEMHLAKKHQTDMLKLVRDISSLVDIHYIRQKEPNGLGDAVLRAENHIGDEPFAVLLGDDIIVNNKPCTAQLIENFTKYGRSTIAVEEVPYEKLNSYGIIKGRPLDDSLYVLEDIVEKPAPEDAPSNIGAIGRYVFTPEIFDCIKQAGTGVGSEIQLTDGIRLLNKSQMIYACRFKGKRFDTGDRLGYVKSIVDFALQNESLRDDVLEYLREILAVNKIPAERKE, from the coding sequence TTGACTATCAAAAAAGCACTCATTCCGGCAGCCGGTCTTGGAACCCGCTTTCTGCCGGCTACCAAGTCAATGCCAAAAGAGATGCTTCCTATCATTGACACACCTGTGATTCAGTATGTAGTAGAGGAAGCTATTGTCTCTGGAATCGAAGACATTATCATTATTACAGGCAGGGGCAAAAGAGCAATTGAGGATTATTTCGACGATTCTCCTGAGCTTGAGATGCACCTTGCAAAAAAACACCAGACAGACATGCTGAAGCTTGTCAGGGATATCTCTTCCCTTGTGGATATCCACTACATCCGACAGAAAGAGCCCAATGGGCTTGGAGATGCAGTCCTCAGGGCAGAGAACCATATAGGAGACGAGCCTTTTGCAGTGCTTCTCGGAGACGATATTATCGTCAATAATAAACCCTGTACTGCCCAGCTTATTGAGAACTTTACGAAGTATGGGAGGTCGACAATAGCAGTTGAAGAGGTGCCTTACGAAAAACTGAACAGCTACGGAATTATAAAGGGCAGGCCTCTGGACGACTCCCTGTACGTGCTTGAGGACATAGTAGAAAAGCCAGCGCCTGAAGATGCTCCTTCCAATATAGGGGCAATCGGACGCTATGTTTTCACTCCGGAAATTTTTGACTGCATAAAGCAAGCCGGAACAGGTGTTGGAAGCGAGATACAGCTCACAGACGGGATCAGACTCCTGAACAAATCCCAGATGATCTATGCCTGCAGGTTCAAAGGAAAAAGATTCGATACCGGAGACCGACTTGGATATGTAAAGTCCATAGTGGATTTTGCTCTTCAAAACGAAAGTCTCAGAGACGATGTACTTGAATACCTTCGGGAAATACTTGCAGTTAATAAGATTCCCGCAGAAAGGAAAGAGTAA
- a CDS encoding UDP-glucose dehydrogenase family protein: MKVSVIGSGYVGSVTAACFAEVGHEVICVDIDRKKTEQINAGIPPIYEEGLEELLQKYAGKKLIATTDYEFAVNETDISFICVGTPSAEDGSIDLSIVKAAAASIGAALGKKERYHVVVVKSTVVPETTEKFVLPVLEEASGKIAGKDFGVAMNPEFLREGKAVHDFMHPDKIVIGAIDRRSGDLVSELYRTFECEVTRTGPATAEMIKYANNSLLATKISFANEIGNICKKLGIDTYEVMEAVGKDFRISPKFLNSGAGFGGSCFPKDVKALIGKAKAIGYSPVLLESVISVNERQPLLMTEILQRKIGDFAEKKIAVLGLAFKNETDDIRESRSIPVIAELLRLGARVSAYDPMAVENMKRIFPAIEYCSKASDALKDADACLVMTEWDEFRNLDSEFQNMKGKTVIDGRRVIKAKNIDYEGLCW, encoded by the coding sequence ATGAAAGTTTCTGTTATAGGTTCAGGGTATGTAGGTTCGGTCACTGCAGCCTGTTTTGCAGAAGTAGGACATGAAGTTATCTGCGTAGATATCGACAGGAAAAAAACAGAGCAGATAAACGCAGGCATTCCCCCCATATACGAAGAAGGACTTGAAGAGCTTTTGCAAAAATATGCAGGAAAAAAGCTCATAGCAACTACTGATTATGAATTTGCGGTCAATGAAACAGATATTTCCTTTATTTGTGTAGGAACCCCTTCGGCAGAGGATGGAAGTATAGACCTTTCAATTGTTAAAGCAGCAGCAGCAAGTATTGGTGCAGCCCTTGGAAAAAAAGAAAGGTATCATGTAGTGGTAGTAAAAAGCACAGTAGTCCCCGAAACGACAGAGAAATTCGTTCTCCCTGTTCTTGAGGAGGCGTCAGGGAAGATAGCCGGAAAAGATTTCGGTGTTGCGATGAATCCGGAGTTCCTGAGGGAAGGAAAGGCAGTCCATGACTTCATGCATCCTGATAAAATAGTAATCGGAGCAATCGACAGAAGATCAGGAGACCTTGTATCTGAGCTTTATCGGACTTTTGAATGTGAAGTCACACGTACGGGTCCGGCAACTGCAGAGATGATAAAATATGCGAACAATTCCCTGCTTGCAACCAAGATCTCTTTTGCCAATGAAATAGGAAATATTTGCAAAAAACTGGGAATCGATACCTATGAGGTCATGGAAGCTGTGGGTAAGGACTTTAGAATTTCCCCAAAGTTCCTGAACTCAGGAGCAGGTTTTGGAGGTTCATGTTTCCCTAAGGATGTTAAAGCTCTTATAGGAAAGGCAAAAGCAATAGGGTACTCTCCTGTGCTCCTTGAATCAGTAATAAGTGTAAACGAGAGACAGCCCCTTCTTATGACCGAAATTCTGCAGAGGAAAATCGGAGACTTTGCGGAGAAAAAGATTGCAGTCCTGGGCCTTGCCTTCAAAAATGAAACTGACGATATAAGAGAATCCAGATCAATTCCCGTTATTGCTGAACTTCTCAGACTTGGGGCAAGAGTTTCGGCTTATGACCCGATGGCAGTGGAGAATATGAAGCGTATCTTTCCTGCAATTGAGTATTGTAGTAAGGCTTCCGATGCGCTTAAAGATGCAGACGCCTGTCTTGTGATGACAGAATGGGACGAGTTCAGGAATCTTGATTCCGAATTCCAGAACATGAAAGGAAAAACAGTTATTGATGGAAGGCGGGTAATTAAAGCTAAAAATATTGATTATGAAGGGCTCTGCTGGTGA
- a CDS encoding DUF354 domain-containing protein, which produces MRIIVDIGHPAHVHFFKNTIWNLEKKGHQVVVVSRDKDVVIELLNAYKIPHTVLSKVKPGKVHLFEEWFVRESKLYKIAREFNPDLIIGILSPPVAHVAWALGKKSIIFNDTEHAEIAQKMTYPFCNIICTPTSFNRDAGKKQIRYRGYHELAYLHPAYFSPNPEVLRELDVEMGEPFVILRFVSWSAHHDVGQHGIGNKLILIQELEKYGKVFISSEGKMAEEFDRYRIKVPPEKIHSLLYYATLCVGEGATMAVESALLGTPSIYVSSLAGTMGNFSELEEKYGLLFNYSDSEAALKKAVELLKDPELKKTWNLKRAELLKDKIDVTEFMIKLIEGTPGKRQGKKQGVSLSAVSDESYA; this is translated from the coding sequence TTGAGGATCATCGTTGATATAGGGCATCCTGCCCATGTTCATTTTTTCAAAAACACTATATGGAACCTTGAAAAGAAAGGACACCAGGTTGTGGTTGTCTCAAGGGATAAAGATGTCGTAATAGAATTATTAAATGCTTATAAAATTCCGCATACAGTTCTAAGTAAGGTTAAACCGGGAAAAGTTCACCTGTTTGAAGAGTGGTTTGTAAGAGAATCCAAGCTTTATAAAATCGCCCGTGAGTTTAACCCTGACCTTATTATAGGCATTCTTTCTCCTCCTGTTGCTCACGTTGCATGGGCGTTGGGAAAGAAATCCATAATCTTTAATGACACTGAACATGCAGAAATAGCCCAGAAAATGACCTATCCTTTCTGCAATATTATCTGCACTCCCACATCCTTTAACAGAGACGCAGGTAAAAAGCAGATCAGGTATAGAGGTTACCATGAACTGGCATATCTTCATCCAGCTTATTTCTCCCCGAATCCTGAGGTTTTACGGGAACTCGATGTGGAGATGGGCGAACCGTTCGTGATTCTGCGATTTGTTTCATGGAGCGCGCACCATGATGTAGGGCAGCACGGAATTGGTAATAAGCTAATACTTATTCAGGAACTCGAAAAATACGGGAAGGTCTTCATTTCTTCAGAAGGAAAAATGGCAGAAGAATTTGACCGGTACAGAATCAAGGTTCCCCCTGAAAAGATCCATAGTCTTCTTTATTATGCTACCTTATGCGTAGGTGAGGGTGCAACCATGGCTGTCGAAAGCGCACTCCTTGGGACTCCGTCAATCTATGTCTCTTCTCTTGCGGGAACTATGGGAAACTTCTCGGAACTCGAAGAGAAGTATGGTTTGCTTTTCAATTACAGTGATTCAGAAGCTGCTCTGAAAAAGGCTGTAGAACTTCTCAAGGACCCTGAACTTAAGAAAACCTGGAATCTCAAGAGAGCCGAGCTTCTCAAGGATAAAATCGACGTAACCGAATTCATGATAAAACTCATAGAGGGGACTCCTGGAAAAAGGCAGGGGAAAAAGCAAGGAGTATCCTTATCTGCGGTTTCGGATGAGAGCTATGCATGA
- a CDS encoding polysaccharide deacetylase family protein, whose translation MRAMHELLKQKAGIWDLFTRKEEYHSNKLDEHGRFLFAEEYMRNASKPEVSRYLVENGMEIEFPENKTFAVCLTHDMDDIYPPLSHSLLSSSCCLKNLDFRGLATQFLWKFRGSEYSPYLNFSKIMDLEEDFGAKSSFYFIASREDPNRFRYDIEDLESRLGEISDRGWEAGLHGGYYSYDSSEAIKNEKERLEKVLGKKVLGFRNHYLRFKTPETWESLAEAGFSYDSTFGFSESVGFRNGMCHPFRPYNVNKDREIDILEIPLTLMDVALFKTSRSFEEAWRRTKDLIDTTARLNGVITLLWHNFVFGCNFRDDWIKLYEKALHYCYDKGAWMTSGEEIYRWWGNEFRF comes from the coding sequence ATGAGAGCTATGCATGAATTATTGAAGCAAAAAGCAGGAATCTGGGACCTTTTCACCAGAAAAGAAGAATACCATTCTAATAAGCTTGACGAGCACGGCCGTTTCCTTTTTGCTGAAGAATACATGAGAAATGCCTCTAAACCTGAGGTTTCCAGATACCTGGTAGAAAACGGGATGGAGATTGAATTCCCGGAAAACAAAACCTTTGCTGTGTGCTTGACTCATGACATGGATGATATTTATCCTCCTCTTTCTCACAGCCTGCTGTCCTCATCCTGTTGCCTGAAAAATCTGGACTTTCGGGGTTTGGCAACTCAGTTTCTCTGGAAGTTCCGGGGATCTGAGTACTCCCCTTACCTTAATTTTTCCAAAATAATGGATCTTGAGGAAGATTTCGGGGCAAAATCTTCTTTTTATTTTATTGCCAGCAGAGAAGATCCCAATAGGTTCAGATACGATATAGAGGATTTGGAAAGCCGTCTGGGAGAGATTTCCGACAGAGGGTGGGAAGCTGGTTTGCACGGGGGATATTATTCATACGACAGTTCTGAAGCTATAAAAAATGAAAAAGAAAGGCTGGAAAAAGTATTGGGTAAAAAAGTCCTGGGATTTCGCAACCATTATCTCAGGTTCAAAACCCCGGAGACCTGGGAATCGCTGGCAGAAGCAGGTTTCAGTTATGACTCCACTTTCGGATTCAGCGAATCGGTAGGTTTCAGGAATGGTATGTGTCATCCTTTTAGACCGTATAATGTGAACAAAGACAGGGAGATAGACATCCTGGAAATTCCGCTTACTTTAATGGATGTCGCTCTCTTTAAGACTTCCAGATCTTTTGAAGAAGCCTGGAGACGCACAAAGGATTTGATAGACACAACAGCAAGGCTCAATGGAGTCATTACTCTGTTATGGCATAACTTCGTTTTCGGATGCAATTTCCGAGATGATTGGATCAAACTCTACGAAAAAGCACTGCACTACTGTTACGATAAAGGGGCATGGATGACAAGCGGGGAAGAGATTTACAGGTGGTGGGGAAATGAATTCCGATTTTAA
- a CDS encoding glycosyltransferase family 2 protein: MNSDFKRKYLLITPARNEEKNLPEVSESVAGQKITPALWIIVDDGSTDDTPKILGVLKAKYPWIQSIRLPPRPRDITFHYSYVCKQGFDYSLEYCRENGIEYEYIGLLDADTVLEENYFGKLMDEFEKNSSLGIASGGVYYDVDGKLSREVTDINLPRGTGRLWRKACFLETEGYQIEPSPDSISNTKALLRGWQLRQYADVIETQKRKTSAGEGLWKGYAKNGWMAYYVDKSLSMVLFNILYRSLKSPYYPGIAYFYGYLSSAIKREKKIQDPEIRSYYKNQNLGFLFSRISGAFSRNSMDLKQGEQ, translated from the coding sequence ATGAATTCCGATTTTAAAAGGAAGTACCTGCTGATTACACCTGCAAGGAACGAAGAAAAAAACCTGCCAGAGGTTTCGGAGTCTGTAGCCGGGCAGAAAATAACACCTGCACTCTGGATCATAGTAGACGATGGAAGTACGGATGACACTCCCAAAATTCTCGGAGTCCTGAAGGCAAAATACCCCTGGATTCAGAGTATAAGGCTTCCTCCAAGGCCAAGGGATATAACCTTCCACTATAGCTACGTCTGCAAGCAGGGATTTGATTATTCGCTGGAATACTGCAGGGAAAATGGAATTGAGTATGAGTACATAGGTCTTCTTGATGCCGATACTGTACTCGAAGAAAATTATTTTGGAAAATTGATGGATGAATTTGAGAAAAACTCTTCTCTTGGGATTGCAAGCGGAGGGGTTTACTATGATGTGGACGGCAAGCTTTCACGAGAAGTAACAGATATAAATCTGCCTCGAGGCACTGGAAGGCTCTGGAGAAAAGCCTGTTTCCTCGAGACCGAAGGCTATCAGATAGAACCTTCTCCTGATTCTATTTCCAATACTAAAGCTCTCCTTAGGGGCTGGCAGCTAAGGCAGTATGCAGATGTGATCGAGACCCAGAAAAGAAAAACGAGTGCCGGAGAGGGGCTCTGGAAAGGGTATGCCAAAAATGGCTGGATGGCCTATTATGTGGATAAAAGCCTGTCTATGGTTCTATTCAATATTCTTTATCGTTCCCTGAAATCTCCATATTACCCGGGTATCGCATACTTCTATGGATATTTGAGTTCGGCTATTAAAAGGGAGAAAAAAATTCAGGACCCGGAGATAAGGAGTTACTATAAAAATCAGAATCTGGGGTTTTTGTTTTCCAGAATTTCGGGAGCCTTCAGCCGCAACTCTATGGACCTCAAACAGGGAGAGCAATAA
- a CDS encoding glycosyltransferase family 4 protein produces the protein MKLLFLDIVWPLYLADGSLIHRHELVSNLAKLENEVHIFTTDTSTLSHLDNIRSHYVRPGSLLSLTINYFRSSAGLVGSGSFDVLYTRNPNFGFLAGLFCRGRYKALVYELNGIPEDETSLIKLRHGEDNLQGRGTGELLRYFSSAKSRLKIFILRNALGFSDKIIAVTPGIKANLESAYLIPGEKITVVPNGANTSLFKPLAQDACRKELGLDPEAPYICFVGNLAPWQGVEYLVKAAPSILSRYPGCRFLIVGDGVMKNELLNLSRELGIEDRFIFTGVVPYDRVPAYINASDVCAAPFILARNAKIGLSPLKLYEYMACGKPVVASAISGVADALEASKGGISVLPENPEALAGAILKLLENKELRASMGSKGLSYVTENYSWYSVARQVDGVCKSGLKD, from the coding sequence ATGAAGTTGCTCTTTCTGGATATAGTGTGGCCCCTTTACCTGGCTGATGGTTCGCTTATTCACAGGCATGAACTTGTAAGCAACCTTGCAAAGCTGGAGAATGAAGTTCATATCTTCACCACTGATACCTCTACTCTTTCTCATCTGGATAACATCCGCAGTCACTACGTACGTCCTGGAAGCCTGCTTTCTCTCACAATCAATTATTTCAGGAGTTCTGCAGGTCTGGTCGGCTCTGGAAGTTTTGATGTGCTATATACCAGAAATCCGAATTTTGGCTTTCTTGCCGGGCTCTTTTGCAGGGGCCGATACAAAGCTCTTGTTTACGAATTAAATGGAATTCCAGAGGATGAAACTAGCCTTATTAAATTAAGACACGGTGAAGATAATTTACAGGGAAGAGGGACAGGAGAGCTATTAAGATATTTTTCTTCTGCAAAATCCAGGTTAAAGATTTTTATTCTGAGAAACGCTCTCGGGTTTTCGGATAAAATTATCGCAGTGACTCCTGGAATTAAAGCGAACCTTGAGAGTGCTTATCTAATTCCTGGAGAAAAAATAACCGTTGTACCTAACGGAGCAAATACCTCGCTGTTCAAACCTCTTGCTCAGGACGCCTGTAGAAAAGAGCTTGGGCTTGACCCGGAAGCCCCTTATATTTGTTTTGTGGGAAACCTCGCTCCCTGGCAGGGAGTCGAGTATCTTGTAAAGGCAGCTCCTTCAATACTCTCCAGATATCCTGGGTGCCGTTTTCTTATTGTCGGGGACGGGGTTATGAAAAATGAGCTCTTAAACCTTTCAAGAGAGCTCGGGATCGAAGACAGGTTTATTTTTACAGGTGTGGTTCCTTATGACCGCGTACCGGCTTACATCAATGCAAGCGATGTCTGCGCTGCACCCTTTATTTTGGCAAGGAATGCAAAAATAGGGCTTTCCCCTCTGAAGTTATACGAGTATATGGCTTGCGGAAAGCCTGTTGTTGCAAGTGCTATCAGTGGGGTTGCTGATGCACTTGAGGCTTCGAAAGGAGGAATTTCCGTCCTTCCGGAAAATCCGGAAGCTCTTGCAGGGGCTATCTTAAAGCTGCTTGAAAATAAGGAATTGAGAGCGAGTATGGGCTCAAAAGGTTTAAGTTATGTTACTGAAAATTACAGCTGGTACAGTGTTGCGAGACAGGTAGACGGAGTCTGCAAATCAGGGCTCAAGGACTGA